A window from Drosophila miranda strain MSH22 chromosome Y unlocalized genomic scaffold, D.miranda_PacBio2.1 Contig_Y2_pilon, whole genome shotgun sequence encodes these proteins:
- the LOC117192268 gene encoding uncharacterized protein LOC117192268, with protein MARTPTGERTDFPLPALPGPEQHQKAQGRTALRDLGREITQLVEMLEDGKRRSIHQPMRDSIESIREPKRKQAAGAPTPRTKRTKAAVEVQTTGVAVEKDAHAERERKEPEETPFLTVTNRRRRKRPQKPTGALADKTRPDAIVIATKGEKTYAEILRKVRTDETLRGLGDAVARIRRTQKGELLLQLNKSGEETETFKSLVANTLKEHAEVRSLSHRVTVECKDLDEITTTEDICEALRSQVELAELSADDIQLRKAYGGAQTATIRLPAESAQKALKIGVLKVGWVRCRLRE; from the exons atgGCGAGAACGCCAACTGGTGAGCGGACCGACTTCCCGCTGCCGGCCCTCCCTGGCCCGGAGCAGCACCAAAAAGCTCAGGGCAGGACAGCGCTGCGCGATCTAGGACGAGAGATCACGCAGCTAGTGGAGATGCTCGAGGATGGCAAGAGGCGATCCATACACCAACCCATGCGGGACTCAATCGAGAGCATAAGGGAGCCTAAGAGGAAACAGGCTGCAGGTGCACCAACACCCCGGACAAAGAGGACCAAGGCAGCGGTCGAGGTCCAGACCACAGGAGTAGCAGTTGAAAAGGACGCCCACGCTGAAAGGGAGAGAAAGGAGCCGGAGGAGACCCCATTTCTGACGGTGACCAACCGGCGCAGAAG GAAGAGGCCGCAAAAGCCGACTGGAGCGCTCGCGGACAAGACGCGACCAGACGCCATCGTCATTGCCACCAAAGGTGAAAAGACCTATGCAGAGATACTGCGCAAGGTTAGGACGGACGAAACCCTGCGTGGACTCGGTGATGCGGTCGCCAGGATCAGGAGGACCCAAAAAGGAGAGCTACTGCTACAGCTCAACAAGTCGGgagaggagacggagacgtTTAAAAGCCTGGTAGCCAATACGCTGAAGGAGCACGCTGAAGTCCGTAGCCTGTCGCACCGGGTGACCGTAGAGTGCAAGGACCTGGACGAAATAACCACCACGGAGGATATATGCGAAGCTCTGAGAAGCCAGGTGGAATTGGCGGAGCTGTCTGCGGATGACATCCAGCTGAGAAAGGCATACGGCGGAGCCCAGACGGCCACAATTaggctgccagcggagagcgcTCAAAAGGCTCTGAAAATAGGAGTCCTAAAAGTAGGCTGGGTAAGATGCAGACTGCGTGAGTGA